CTCAGGGGACGAGGACGGACGAGCCCGTGGTGCGGCCCGCTTCCAGCGTGCGGTGCGCGGTCACGGCGTCGTCGAGGGCGAAGCGCTGGTCGACGCGGATCCCGATGCGGCCGGCGGCGACGTGGCCGAACAGCTCCCCGGCGAGGTCGTCCCGCTCGGCCGGGTCGGCGATGTAGTCGGCAAGGGCCGGCCGGGTCACGAACAGCGAGCCGTGCCGGACCAGCTGCATCGCGTCCAGCGGCGGCACACCGGACGAGGTGCCGAAACAGACCAGCAGGCCGCGGCGGCGCAGCGAGGCCATGGACCCGGCGACCGTGTCCTTGCCGACGCTGTCGAGGACGAGCGGGACACCGGCCCCGTCGGTCAGCTCCCGCACGCGCTCCGCGACGTTCTCCTGCCGGTACAGGATGGTGTGGTCGCAGCCGTGGGCGCGGGCGAGTACGGCCTTCTCCTCGGTGGACACGGTGCCGATGACGGTGAGGCCGAGCAGCTTCGCCCACTGGCAGACGATCAGCCCCACGCCGCCCGCGGCAGCGTGCAGCAGGATCGTGTCCCCGGGCTTCAGCGGGTGGATACGGCGCAGCAGGTACGAGGCGGTGAGGCCGCGCATGGTCATGGCGGCCGCGGTCTCGCAGTCGATGCCGTCGGGGAGCCGGATCAGGGAATCGGCGGGCATGACCCGCTCGGAGCTGTACGCGCCGAGCGGGCTGCCGGTGTACGTGACGCGGTCACCCTCGCCGACGTGAGTGACGCCCTGGCCGACGGCCTCGACGACACCGGCGGCCTCGACGCCGATTCCCGCGGGCAGCGGCGCCGGGTACAGACCGGTGCGGAAGTAGGTGTCCGCGAAGTTGAGGCCGACGGCCTCGTGCCGGACCCGGACCTCGCCGGGGCCGGGGGCGCCGACGGTGACCTCTTCGCGGCGCAGGACCTCGGGGCCGCCGGTCTCGTGGAAGCGGATGGCGTATGCCACGGGATGCTCTCTTCGTTCGGCTTGTTCAGCGTGTGCGGTGTGTGCGGCTTGTTCGGCTTGTTCGGCTGCCGTCAGCGGGCGGATCCGCCGAGCATGAAGCCGCGCTGGCCCGGACGCCGGTTGGGCACCATGCCGAGCGCGGCCAGGGTCTCGTCGGTGCCGGTGTAGTACTCGCCGATGTGGTAGATCTCCTTGGCCTCCGCGCCGTTCGCGATGTCGCGGCCGAGCGTGTCGGCGATGCTGACCATCTGCTCGACCTGCTGCACGGAGCTCATGGGCTCGCCCTTGCGGGCCCACAGGTTGTCCTCGTTGCCCACGCGGACGTGGACGCCGAGGGCGATGGCGATGGCGTTCATGGGGGCGACGGCGCGCATCGAGGACTCGATGGTGAGGACGGCGCCGTCGGGAACACGGCGGACGAACTCGATGAGGTCGGCCGGGTGGCGCCCGGAGAACCCGCCGCCGATGGCCACGTAGTTGAGGACCAGGGGGCCGGTGTACACGCCGCTGCGGATGAGACGCTCGACGGTCTCCAGCTGCGCCAGGGTGGCGAGCTGGAAGTGCGGCTGGATGTCGTTCGCGTGCAGACGCTTGAGGTGTTCGAGGTAGAAGTCGGGGCCCGCCTCGACGACCATGTCCCGGTACGCCGCGTAGTAGTCGGGCTTGGCGATGGAGGTCCCGGCGAGGTCGTCGTCGGACATGATCTCGACGATGTTCATCTGGCTGGTGTTGATGGCGATCGTCACCTGGTCGGGCCGCGGGTCGAGTTCGGCCAGCAGGTGGCGGGTGTCGTAGCTGAGCCACTTCGCCTCGGAGCCCTCGTCCTCCGGGGCGAACGAGATGGAACCACCGATCTGCAGGACCATGTCCGGGACGGCCTCGCGCAGCCGGCCGATGAGCTCGTTGAACATCGACATGCGCTTGGAGCCGTGGCCGTCAAGTTCGCGTACGTGAATGTGGAGCACGGTGGCACCGGCGTTGTAGCAGTCCACGGCGGCCTGGACGTGCTCGTCCATGGTGAGGGGCAGGTCATCGGCGTCGCCGGGGAGCCACTCGGGGCCGTAGGGGGCCGCCTGGATCACCAGCTTCTGCTGGTTCTCGGGCAGCAGGGAGTCGTCGAGGAAGTGCATGGTCATCTCCTGGTACGTGGACGCGCCGGGCGGCAGGCCTTCGCGGGCACACCGACCCAACTGATGGCTGGCGCAAGGGCGTTGCGCTGTCGAGCCGCGGTGGCCCTTGCGGTACGGCCACGTTAAGAGCGGGTTACGCGCGGCGCTTCACCACAGGTGACAGGAGACTTGTCAGTTGGGGACACGGCCGGTGGCCGGGTGGGGGCAGGGCCGGTGGTCAGTCCTGGACAGGGCCGGTGGCGGCCCGCTGAGCGCGCCATTCGCGTGCGCTGCTGCCGAATTGGTCACGGAACCAACGCGAGAAGGCACTGGGCGCGGAGAAGCCGAGGAGCCCGGCGATCTCGGTGAGGGAACGGCTCGGGTTCGCCACGAGCTGCTCGGCAAGCTGCGTGCGCGTGGTGTTGACGAGCGAGGAGAAGGTCTCGTCCGACGCGGCGAGATGCCGGTGGACGGTCCTGCGGTCGACGCCGAGGCTGCCGGCGACCTGTTCGACGGAGCAGCGCCCCGTCGGCAGCAGGACCTCGATCAGCTCGCGCACCCGATCGAGCTCGGTGGTGTCCTCGGAGACCGCGATGGAGTCGAAGTACTGTCGGGCGTAGCCGCGCAACAGGGGGTCCGACATCGCATTGGGGGTGTCGAGTTCGGTCGCGTAGAAAACGATGCCGTTGAATTCCCGGTCGAATTCCACGACGGGCCCGAAGAATCGCCGGTGTGCGGAGAGGTCGAGGGGTGCGCCGTGGGAGAAGCACACGGACAGCGGCTGCCAGCGGGCGCCGAGGAACACCCGGAGAAATCCGTGGAGCACGCCGACGGCCAGCTCGACGGACTGCCGGACCTCACGTGCCTCACCGTCGAGGCTCACCTTCACCGTGGCGAGCCCGTTCGTCTCCGTGAGCCTGCTGCGCAGCATCTCGTTGTACATACGCTCGTGGCGCACCAGGAGCCGGAGGGCGCTGCGCGCGTCGGGCTCCTCGCGCAGGACGAGGCTGATCGGGCCGAGGTTGGAGAAACGGCGCCGCTCCGCCAGGAGCAGGCCGAAGTCCTCGCGCCGCGCCGCTGCCGCCGACAGTTCGAGCAGCTCGGCGACGGCCGCGCCGGGGATCCAGCGGTCCTGAATCGTGAGTCCGACGGGGTCGAGGCCCACGCGCTTCATGAGGGCACGGGGGTCGATGCCGAGGGACTGGCTGACCTCGATGTAGCGGCTCAGTGCCGCGTTGCGGACCAGCGGTTTCATCGGCGCACTCCAGGGCTGTGTCCCAGATTGATAAGTCATTCGTCCCGTGACGTCAAGCGTTGCCCGAGGTCGTGACTTAGCGTGGCACCACCGCGAAGGACGCACGGAATTCCGATGGAAGACACCTTGGCAAAGTATCGGCCTCTTGAAAAGAGGTCGATATAGCGGCGATAGAGGCCGCGAAAGAGCCGGTGAATCCAGGTCCCGGCACCTGCTTCTCACGGAATTCCCCGGCGGAGAAAGGATGAATGTGGTGCGTGGTCGATCCCCAGAACTTCCCCGCCGCCCCTGCACCGGTCCGGCCGTGTGGCGGGGCCGGGATCTCGCAGCCTCCCGCGCCTGGGCGCTGCACCTGTCACCGGCCCGGCTCGACGAGCTGGACACGGCCCTGCGGACGGTGCGCGCCCGGGGCACGCCTGTGTTGAAGGTGACGGCCGGCGACTTCCCGCTGCCGACCCTGGCGGGCGAGCTGCGCAGTGCGGCCGACGAGTTGGAGAACGGCCGGGGCTTCGTGCTGGTACGAGGCATCCCGGTGGAGCGGTACAGCGAGGAGGCGGCCGGTGTCCTCCTGTGGGGTGTGGGACAGCACCTCGGCATCCCTGTGTCGCAGGACGCGACCGGTCACATGCTCAGGCATCTGCGGGACGCGCCCGACGCACGGGCCGCCCTGTCGCCGCGCACCGAAGCGGCCGACGCGCTCGCGCTGCTGTGCCTGCGGGCGGACGGTTCCAGCGGGCGTACGACACTCGCCGGCTCGGCGGCGGTGCACAATGCCGTGCTGGCTCGCCGGCCCGAGCTCCTGGACGGCCTGAGCCGTACACACTTCCTCGACCGCCGCGGAGAACAGCTCCCGGGCCAACTCCCCTGGCAGGCCCTGCCGCTCGCCCACCGGGACGGGGAGAGGCTCAGCCTGCGCTACGACCGCGGCCGCCTGGAGTCGGCGCAGCGGTTTCCCGAGGTACCGCGCCTGGGTCCGGCCGATCGGGAGCTTTTCGACCTGATGGACGAGGCGGCGTCATCGCCGGAGCTGCGCCTCGACATCGACCTCGCCCCCGGTGACCTGCTGCTGCTCAACAATCACGCGGTACTGCACGCCTGCGCACCGCACGACGAGGACGGGCCGCAGCGCGAACAGCCGTGGCACCTGTTGCAGTTGTGGCTGACGCCTCATCAATCACGCGCCCTGCCAGCGGAGTTCTGGGGCGATGAGCACTCCGACACCGGCGGGCGCGGTGGGGTCACGCCTCGCGATGTGATCACCCCGCACACCCCGCACACCCCGACGAAAGGTAAGCAGCCACATGTCCGACCTCTGCGCACTCCTGGCGCGTTCGGCCCGGTCCCACGCTGACCGGACCGCCGTCCGTCAGGGCAGCAGCGTCCTCACGTACGGGGAACTCGACGACCTGACCGCCCGGTTCGCGGCCCTGTTGCGGACCAGGGGCGTGCGCGCGGGCGACCGGGTGGCGATGGTCCTGCCCAACGTCGTGCACTTTCCCGTCGTGTACTACGGCATCCTGCGCGCGGGCGCCGTCGTGGTCCCGATGAATCCGCTGCTGAAGTCGGACGAGATGGCGTTCGTGCTGCAGGACTGTGCGGTCCGGTTCGTGGTGGCCGCACCTGCCGCCTCCGGCGAGGCCGTTCCGGCGGCGGCGACGGCCGGCGCGGAGTGCCTGGTCGCGGACCCCGTCGCCCTCGACGCACAGCTGCTCCTGGCCGTGCCGATGACCGGAGCGGCCGTGAACGCCGACGACGACACCGCGGTGATCCTCTACACCTCCGGCACGACGGGGACGCCCAAGGGTGCCGAGCTGACGCACCGCAATCTGGTGAGCAACGCGCTGACAGCGGCCCGGACGTTGCTGTGCGTGGGACCGGACGACGTCCTGTTCGGCGGGCTCCCGCTGTTCCACGCCTTCGGGCAGACCTGCGCCATGAACACCGCGGTCGCGGCGGGCGCCTGCCTGACCCTCCTGCCTCGCTTCGACGCGGCGGCGGCTCTGGAGATACTTCGCCGCGACGAGGCGACCGTCTTCCTGGGCGTGCCCACGATGTACACCGCGCTGCTCCAGACCGGCATCGGGCCGGCCCTGCCCCGGCTGCGCCTTGCCGTCTCGGGCGGCGCCTCGCTGCCCGTCGAACTGCTGCACGCCGCCGAGCGAGACCTGGGGGTCACGGTGCTGGAGGGCTACGGTCTGTCGGAGA
The DNA window shown above is from Streptomyces sp. NBC_01445 and carries:
- a CDS encoding TauD/TfdA family dioxygenase: MRGRSPELPRRPCTGPAVWRGRDLAASRAWALHLSPARLDELDTALRTVRARGTPVLKVTAGDFPLPTLAGELRSAADELENGRGFVLVRGIPVERYSEEAAGVLLWGVGQHLGIPVSQDATGHMLRHLRDAPDARAALSPRTEAADALALLCLRADGSSGRTTLAGSAAVHNAVLARRPELLDGLSRTHFLDRRGEQLPGQLPWQALPLAHRDGERLSLRYDRGRLESAQRFPEVPRLGPADRELFDLMDEAASSPELRLDIDLAPGDLLLLNNHAVLHACAPHDEDGPQREQPWHLLQLWLTPHQSRALPAEFWGDEHSDTGGRGGVTPRDVITPHTPHTPTKGKQPHVRPLRTPGAFGPVPR
- a CDS encoding long-chain-fatty-acid--CoA ligase — encoded protein: MSDLCALLARSARSHADRTAVRQGSSVLTYGELDDLTARFAALLRTRGVRAGDRVAMVLPNVVHFPVVYYGILRAGAVVVPMNPLLKSDEMAFVLQDCAVRFVVAAPAASGEAVPAAATAGAECLVADPVALDAQLLLAVPMTGAAVNADDDTAVILYTSGTTGTPKGAELTHRNLVSNALTAARTLLCVGPDDVLFGGLPLFHAFGQTCAMNTAVAAGACLTLLPRFDAAAALEILRRDEATVFLGVPTMYTALLQTGIGPALPRLRLAVSGGASLPVELLHAAERDLGVTVLEGYGLSETSPVACFNPPDRPRKPGSIGLPVRGVELRLVGDDGRVVGPGAVGELAIRGENVMKGYWNRRDATAGAFQEGWFHSGDLARVDEDGYYFIVDRKKDLVIRGGYNVYPREIEEVLYRHPDVAEAAVIGVPDPARGEEVAAVVVLRPGAGTTTDELRDYVRQRVAAYKYPRIVRFVDALPKGATGKILKRNIVLAPPAPSGA
- a CDS encoding AraC family transcriptional regulator is translated as MKPLVRNAALSRYIEVSQSLGIDPRALMKRVGLDPVGLTIQDRWIPGAAVAELLELSAAAARREDFGLLLAERRRFSNLGPISLVLREEPDARSALRLLVRHERMYNEMLRSRLTETNGLATVKVSLDGEAREVRQSVELAVGVLHGFLRVFLGARWQPLSVCFSHGAPLDLSAHRRFFGPVVEFDREFNGIVFYATELDTPNAMSDPLLRGYARQYFDSIAVSEDTTELDRVRELIEVLLPTGRCSVEQVAGSLGVDRRTVHRHLAASDETFSSLVNTTRTQLAEQLVANPSRSLTEIAGLLGFSAPSAFSRWFRDQFGSSAREWRAQRAATGPVQD
- a CDS encoding quinone oxidoreductase family protein, translating into MAYAIRFHETGGPEVLRREEVTVGAPGPGEVRVRHEAVGLNFADTYFRTGLYPAPLPAGIGVEAAGVVEAVGQGVTHVGEGDRVTYTGSPLGAYSSERVMPADSLIRLPDGIDCETAAAMTMRGLTASYLLRRIHPLKPGDTILLHAAAGGVGLIVCQWAKLLGLTVIGTVSTEEKAVLARAHGCDHTILYRQENVAERVRELTDGAGVPLVLDSVGKDTVAGSMASLRRRGLLVCFGTSSGVPPLDAMQLVRHGSLFVTRPALADYIADPAERDDLAGELFGHVAAGRIGIRVDQRFALDDAVTAHRTLEAGRTTGSSVLVP
- a CDS encoding 3-keto-5-aminohexanoate cleavage protein, whose translation is MHFLDDSLLPENQQKLVIQAAPYGPEWLPGDADDLPLTMDEHVQAAVDCYNAGATVLHIHVRELDGHGSKRMSMFNELIGRLREAVPDMVLQIGGSISFAPEDEGSEAKWLSYDTRHLLAELDPRPDQVTIAINTSQMNIVEIMSDDDLAGTSIAKPDYYAAYRDMVVEAGPDFYLEHLKRLHANDIQPHFQLATLAQLETVERLIRSGVYTGPLVLNYVAIGGGFSGRHPADLIEFVRRVPDGAVLTIESSMRAVAPMNAIAIALGVHVRVGNEDNLWARKGEPMSSVQQVEQMVSIADTLGRDIANGAEAKEIYHIGEYYTGTDETLAALGMVPNRRPGQRGFMLGGSAR